In one window of Rhodamnia argentea isolate NSW1041297 unplaced genomic scaffold, ASM2092103v1 Rarg_v2.28, whole genome shotgun sequence DNA:
- the LOC125313429 gene encoding putative protein TIC 214 N-terminal part: MILKSFLLGNPVSLCMKIINSVVMVGLYYGFLTTFSIGPSYLFLLRARVMEEGEEGTEKKVSATTGFIAGQLMMFISIYYAPLHLALGRPHTITVLALPYLLFHFFWNNHKHFFDYGSTTRNSMRNLSIQCVFLNNLIFQLFNHFILPSSMLARLVNIYMFRCNNKMLFVTSSFVGWLIGHIFFMKWVELVLVWIQQKNSIRSNKYLVSELRNSMARIFSILLFITCVYYLGRIPSPIVTKKFKETSETEERGESEEETDVEIETTFETKGTKQEQEGSTEEDPSPSLFSEEKEDPDKIDEREEIRVNGKEKTRDAFNFQETFYKDSQVYKTSYMDRKKKKENSKLEIFKEEPFLLWFEKPLVTLLFDYKRWNRPFRYIKNNQFENAIRNEMSQYLFYTCQNNGKERIFFTYPPSLSTFLEMIQRKISLLTREKLPPDELYDHWIYTNEQKKNNLTKEFRNRMETLNKGLITLDVLEKRTRLYNDEKKNTCRKYMILF; this comes from the coding sequence atgattttgaaatcttttctaCTAGGTAATCCAGTATCCTTATGCATGAAGATAATAAATTCGGTCGTTATGGTCGGACTCTATTATGGATTTCTGACCACATTCTCCATAGGGCCCTCTTATCTCTTCCTTCTCCGAGCTCGGGTtatggaagaaggagaagaaggaaccgAGAAGAAGGTATCAGCAACAACGGGTTTTATTGCGGGACAGCTCATGATGTTCATATCGATCTATTATGCGCCTCTGCATCTAGCATTGGGTAGACCTCATACAATAACTGTCCTAGCTCTACCGtatcttttgtttcatttcttcTGGAACAATCACAAACACTTTTTTGATTATGGATCTACTACCAGAAATTCAATGCGTAATCTTAGCATTCAATGTGTATTCCTGAATAatctcatttttcaattattcaacCATTTCATTTTACCAAGTTCAATGTTAGCCAGATTAGTCAACATTTATATGTTTCGATGCAACAACAAGATGTTATTTGTAAcaagtagttttgttggttggtTAATTGGtcacatttttttcatgaaatgggttgaattggtATTAGTCTGGATACAGCAAAAGAATTCTATTCGATCGAATAAGTACCTTGTGTCAGAATTGAGAAATTCTATGGCTCGAATCTTTAGTATTCTCTTATTTATTACCTGTGTTTACTATTTAGGCAGAATACCGTCACCCATtgttactaaaaaattcaaagaaacctCAGAAACGGAAGAAAGGGGGGAAAGCGAGGAAGAAACAGATGTAGAAATAGAAACAACTTTCGAAACGAAGGGGACGAAACAGGAACAAGAGGGATCCACCGAAGAAGATCcttctccttcccttttttcGGAAGAAAAGGAGGATCCGGACAAAATCGATGAAAGGGAAGAGATCCGAgtgaatggaaaggaaaaaacaagggATGCATTCAACTTTCAAGAGACATTCTATAAAGATAGCCAAGTTTATAAAACTTCTTATAtggataggaaaaaaaagaaagagaattcgAAGTTAGAAATATTTAAAGAAGAACCATTTTTATTATGGTTTGAAAAACCTCTTGTGACTCTTCTTTTCGACTATAAACGATGGAATCGTCCATTCCGATATATAAAAaacaatcaatttgaaaatgccataagaaatgaaatgtcacaatatttattttatacatgtcaaaacaatggaaaagaaagaatattttttacctACCCCCCCAGTTTGTCAACTTTCTTGGAAAtgatacaaagaaaaatttctttgCTGACAAGAGAAAAACTACCCCCTGATGAATTGTATGATCATTGGATTTATacgaatgaacaaaaaaagaacaacttgACCAAAGAATTTCGAAATCGAATGGAAACTCTAAATAAAGGACTCATTACTCTAGATGTACTCGAAAAAAGAACTAGATTGTataatgatgaaaaaaaaaatacttgccGAAAATACATGATCCTTTTTTGA
- the LOC125313430 gene encoding NAD(P)H-quinone oxidoreductase subunit 1, chloroplastic, translating to MIIDTTEVQDINSFSRLESLKEVYGIIGMFLPILTLVLGITIGVLVIVWLEREISAGIQQRIGPEYAGPLGILQALADGTKLIFKENLFPSRGDIRLFSIGPSIAVISILLSYSVIPFSYHFVLSDLNIGVFLWIAISSIAPIGLLMSGYGSNNKYSFLGGLRAAAQSISYEIPLTLCVLSISLLSNSSSTVDIVEAQSKYGFWGWNLWRQPIGFFVFLISSLAECERLPFDLPEAEEELVAGYQTEYSGIKFGLFYVASYLNLLVSSLFVTVLYLGGWNISIPYIFVPELFEINKVGRVFGTTIGIFITLAKTYLFLFISITTRWTLPRLRIDQLLNLGWKFLLPISLGNLLLTTSFQLISL from the exons ATGATAATTGATACAACAGAAGTACAAGATATAAATTCTTTTTCTAGATTAGAATCTTTAAAAGAAGTCTATGGAATCATAGGGATGTTTTTACCTATTTTGACTCTTGTATTGGGAATCACAATAGGTGTACTCGTAATTGTGTGGTTAGAAAGAGAAATATCTGCAGGAATACAACAACGTATTGGTCCCGAATACGCCGGTCCTTTgggaattcttcaagctttAGCAGATGGCACAAAACTTATTTTCAAAGAGAATCTTTTTCCATCTAGAGGAGATATTCGTTTATTCAGTATAGGACCATCCATAGCAGTTATATCCATTTTACTAAGTTATTCAGTAATTCCTTTTAGTTATCACTTTGTTTTATCTGATCTCAATATCGGTGTTTTTTTATGGATTGCCATTTCCAGTATTGCTCCCATTGGACTTCTTATGTCAGGATATggatcaaataataaatattcttttttaggTGGTCTACGAGCCGCTGCTCAATCGATTAGTTATGAAATACCATTAACTCTTTGTGTATTATCAATATCTCTAC TATCTAACAGTTCAAGTACAGTTGATATAGTTGAGGCCCAGTCCAAATATGGTTTTTGGGGATGGAATTTGTGGCGTCAACCTATAGGGTTTTtcgtttttctaatttcttcccTAGCAGAATGCGAGAGATTACCTTTTGATTTaccagaagcagaagaagaattaGTAGCAGGTTATCAAACCGAATATTCGGGTATCAAATTTGGGTTATTTTACGTTGCTTCCTATCTAAATCTATTAGTTTCTTCGTTATTTGTAACAGTTCTTTACTTAGGGGGTTGGAATATCTCTATTCCTTATATATTCGTTCCCGAgctatttgaaataaataaagtagGTAGAGTGTTTGGAACGacaattggtatttttattaCATTAGCTAAAACTTATTTGTTCTTGTTTATTTCTATCACAACAAGATGGACTTTACCTAGACTAAGAATAGACCAATTATTAAATCTTggatggaaatttcttttacccATTTCCCTCGGTAATCTATTATTAACAACTTCTTTCCAACTCATTTCattgtaa
- the LOC125313431 gene encoding protein Ycf2-like, whose protein sequence is MIDSFHTRNNRRKSFDNTDSYFSMISHDQDNWLNPVKPFHRSSLISSFYKANRLRFLNNPHHFCFYCNKRFPFYVERARINNYDFTYGQFLNILFIRNKIFSLCGGKKKYAFLERDTISPIESQVSNIFIPNDFPQSGDERSNLYKSFHFAIRSDPLVRRAIYSIADISGTPLTEGQIVNFERTYCQPLSDMNLSDSEGKNLYQYLNFNSNMGLIHTPCSEKYLPSEKRKKRSLCLKKCVEKGQMYRTFQRDSAFSTLSKWNLFQTYMPWFLTSTGYKYLNWIFLDTFSDLLPILSSSPKFVSIFHDIMHGSDISWQILQKKFCLPQWNLISEISSKCLHNLLLSEEMIHRNNESPLISTHLRSPNVREFLYSILFLLLVATYIVRTHLLFVSRAYSELQTEFEKVKSWMIPSYMMELRKLLDRYPTSELNSFWLKNLFLVALEKLRDSLEEIRGSASGGNMLWGGGPAYGVKSIRSKKKYLNINLIDLISIIPNPIHRITFSKKTRHLSHTSKEIYSLIRKRKNVNGDWIDDKIESWVANSDSIDDKEREFLVQFSTLTTEKRIDQILLSLTHSDHLSKNDSGYQMIEQPGAIYLRYLVDIHKKYLMNYEFNTFCLAERRIFLAHYQTITYSQTSCGANSFHFTSHGKPFSLRLALSPSRGILVIGSIGTGRSYLVKYLATNSYVPFITVFLNKFLDNKPKGFLIDDIDIEDSDDIEDSDDIEDSDDIDRDLDTELELLTRMNALTMDMMPEIDRFYITLQFELAKAMSPCIIWIPNIHDLDVNESNYLSLGLLVNYLSRDCERCSTPNILVIASTHIPQKVDPALIAPNKLNTCIKIRRLLIPQQRKHFFTLSYTRGFHLEKKMFHTNGFGSITMGSNVRDLVALTNEALSISITQKKSILDTNTIRSALHRQTWDLRSQVRSVQDHGILFYQIGRAVAQNVLLSNCPIDPISIYMKKKSCNEGDSYLYKWYFELGTSMKKLTILLYLLSCSAGSIAQDLWSLPGPDEKNEITSYGLVENDSDLVHGLLEVEGALVGSSRTEKDYSQFDNDRVTLLLRPKPRNPLDMMQNGSCSIVDQRFLYEKYESEFEEGEGEGVLDPQQIEEDLFNHIVWAPRIWRPWGFLFDCIERPNSLGFPYWARSFRGKRIIYDEKEELQENDSEFLQSGTMQYQTRDRSSKEQGFFRISQFIWDPADPLFFLFKDQPFVSVFSHREFFVDEEMSKGLLTSQTDPPTSIYKRWFIKNTQEKHFELLIHRQRWLRTNSSLSNGFFRSNTPSESYQYLSNLFLSNGRLLDQMTKTLLRKRWLFPDEMKIGFM, encoded by the coding sequence ATGATTGACTCATTCCATACTAGAAATAATCGCAGGAAATCTTTTGATAACACGGATTCCTATTTCTCAATGATATCCCACGATCAAGACAATTGGCTGAATCCCGTGAAACCATTTCATAGAAGTTCAttgatatcttctttttataaagCAAATCGACTTCGATTCTTGAATAATCCACATCACTTCTGCTTCTATTGTAACAAAAGATTCCCCTTTTATGTGGAAAGGGCCCGTATCAATAATTATGATTTTACATATGGACAATTCCTCAATATCTTGTTCATTcgcaacaaaatattttctttgtgcggcggtaaaaaaaaatacgcTTTTTTGGAGAGAGATACTATTTCACCAATCGAGTCACAGGTATCTAACATATTCATACCTAACGATTTTCCACAAAGTGGTGACGAAAGGTCTAACTTGTACAAATCTTTCCATTTTGCAATTCGATCCGATCCATTAGTTCGTAGAGCTATTTACTCGATCGCAGACATTTCTGGAACACCTCTAACAGAGGGACAAATAGTCAATTTTGAAAGAACTTATTGTCAACCTCTTTCAGATATGAATCTATCTGATTCAGAAGGGAAGAACTTGTATCAgtatctcaatttcaattcaaaCATGGGTTTGATTCACACTCCATGTTCTGAGAAATATTTACCAtccgaaaagaggaaaaaacggAGTCTTTGTCTAAAGAAATGCGTTGAGAAAGGACAGATGTATAGAACCTTTCAACGAGATAGTGCTTTTTCAACTCTCTCCAAATGGAATCTATTCCAAACATATATGCCATGGTTCCTTACCTCGACAGGGTACAAATATCTAAATTGGATATTTTTAGATACTTTTTCAGACCTATTGCCGATACTAAGTAGCAGTCCAAAATTTGTAtccatttttcatgatattatgcATGGATCAGATATATCATGGCAAATTCTTCAGAAAAAATTCTGTCTTCCACAATGGAATCTGATAAGTGAGATTTCGAGTAAGTGTTTACATAATCTTCTTCTGTCCGAAGAAATGATTCATCGAAATAATGAGTCACCATTGATATCGACCCATCTGAGATCTCCAAATGTTCGGGAGTTCCTCTATTcaatccttttccttcttcttgttgctACATATATCGTTCGTACCCATCTTCTCTTTGTTTCCCGAGCCTATAGTGAGTTACAGACAGAGTTCGAAAAGGTCAAATCTTGGATGATTCCATCATACATGATGGAGTTGCGAAAACTTCTGGATAGGTACCCTACATCTGAACTGAATTCTTTCTGGTTAAAGAATCTCTTTCTAGTTGCTCTGGAAAAATTAAGAGATTCTCTAGAAGAAATACGGGGTTCTGCTTCTGGCGGCAACATGCTATGGGGTGGTGGTCCCGCTTATGGGGTCAAATCAATACGTTCTAAgaagaaatatttgaatatcaaTCTCATCGATCTCATAAGTATCATACCAAATCCCATCCatcgaatcactttttcgaaaaAGACGAGACATCTAAGTCATACAAGCAAAGAGATCTATTCattgataagaaaaagaaaaaatgtgaaCGGTGATTGGATTGATGATAAAATCGAATCCTGGGTCGCGAACAGTGATTCGATTgatgataaagaaagagaattctTGGTTCAGTTTTCCACCTTAACGACAGAAAAAAGGATTGATCAAATTCTATTGAGTTTGACTCATAGTGATCATTTATCAAAGAATGACTCTGGTTATCAAATGATTGAACAACCGGGAGCAATTTACTTACGATACTTAGTTGACATTCATAAAAAGTATCTAATGAATTATGAGTTCAATACATTCTGTTTAGCAGAAAGACGGATATTCCTTGCTCATTATCAGACAATCACTTATTCACAAACCTCGTGTGGGGCTAATAGTTTTCATTTCACATCTCATGGAAAACCCTTTTCGCTCCGCTTAGCCCTATCCCCCTCTAGGGGTATTTTAGTGATAGGTTCTATAGGAACTGGACGATCCTATTTGGTCAAATACCTAGCGACAAACTCCTATGTTCCTTTCATTACAGTATTTCTGAACAAGTTCCTGGATAACAAGCCTAAAGGTTTTCTTATTGATGATATCGATATTGAGGATAGTGACGATATTGAGGATAGTGACGATATTGAGGATAGTGACGATATTGATCGTGACCTTGATACGGAGCTGGAGCTTCTAACTAGGATGAATGCGCTAACTATGGATATGATGCCGGAAATAGACCGATTTTATATTACCCTTCAATTCGAATTAGCAAAAGCAATGTCTCCTTGCATAATATGGATTCCAAACATTCATGATCTGGATGTGAATGAGTCGAATTACTTATCCCTCGGTCTATTAGTGAACTATCTCTCCAGGGATTGTGAAAGATGTTCCACTCCAAATATTCTTGTTATTGCTTCGACTCATATTCCCCAAAAAGTGGATCCCGCTCTAATAGCTCCGAATAAATTAAATACATGCATTAAGATACGAAGGCTTCTTATTCCACAACAACGAAAGCACTTTTTCACCCTTTCATATACTAGGGGATTtcacttggaaaagaaaatgttccaTACTAATGGATTCGGGTCCATAACCATGGGTTCCAATGTACGAGATCTTGTAGCACTTACCAATGAGGCCCTATCGATTAGTATTACACAGAAGAAATCAATTCTAGACACTAATACAATTAGATCTGCTCTTCATAGACAAACTTGGGATTTGCGATCCCAGGTAAGATCGGTTCAGGATCATGGGATCCTTTTCTATCAGATAGGAAGGGCTGTTGCACAAAATGTACTTCTAAGTAATTGCCCCATAGATCCTATATCTATCTATATGAAGAAGAAATCATGTAACGAAGGGGATTCTTATTTGTACAAATGGTACTTCGAACTTGGAACGAGCATGAAGAAATTAACGATACTTCTTTATCTTTTGAGTTGTTCTGCCGGATCGATCGCTCAAGACCTTTGGTCTCTACCCGGACccgatgaaaaaaatgagatcacTTCTTATGGACTCGTTGAGAATGATTCTGATCTAGTTCATGGCCTATTAGAAGTAGAAGGCGCTCTGGTGGGATCCTCGCGGACAGAAAAAGATTACAGTCAGTTTGATAATGATCGAGTGACATTGCTTCTTCGGCCCAAACCAAGGAATCCCTTAGATATGATGCAAAATGGATCTTGTTCTATCGTTGATCAGAGATTTCTCTATGAAAAATACGAAtcggagtttgaagaaggggaaggagaaggagtccTCGACCCGCAACAGATAGAGGAGGACTTATTCAATCACATAGTTTGGGCTCCTAGAATATGGCGCCCTTGGGGCTTTCTATTTGATTGTATCGAAAGGCCCAATTCATTGGGATTTCCCTATTGGGCCAGGTCATTTCGGGGCAAGCGGATTATTTATGATGAAAAGGAGGAGCTTCAAGAGAATGATTCGGAGTTCTTGCAGAGTGGAACCATGCAGTACCAGACACGAGATAGATCTTCCAAAGAACAAGGCTTTTTTCGAATAAGCCAATTTATTTGGGACCCTGCAGATCCActctttttcctattcaaaGATCAGCCCTTTGTCTCTGTGTTTTCACATCGAGAATTCTTTGTAGATGAAGAGATGTCAAAGGGGCTTCTTACTTCCCAAACAGATCCCCCTACATCTATATATAAACGCTGGTTTATCAAGAATACGCAAGAAAAGCACTTCGAATTGTTGATTCATCGCCAGAGATGGCTTAGAACCAATAGTTCATTATCTAATGGATTTTTCCGTTCTAATACTCCATCCGAGAGTTAtcagtatttatcaaatctgTTCCTATCTAACGGAAGGCTATTGGATCAAATGACAAAGACATTGTTGAGAAAAAGATGGCTTTTCCCGGATGAAATGAAAATCGGATTCATGTAA
- the LOC125313436 gene encoding 50S ribosomal protein L2, chloroplastic, producing MAIHLYKTSTPSTRNGAVDSQVKSNTRNNLIYGQHRCSKGRNARGIITAGHRGGGHKRLYRKIDFRRNEKDIYGRIVSIEYDPNRNASICLIHYGDGEKRYILHPRGAIIGDTIVSGTEVPIKMGNALPLTDMPLGTAIHNIEITLGKGGQLARAAGAVAKLIAKEGQSATLKLPSGEVRLISKNCSATVGQVGNVEVNQKKLGRAGSKCWLGKRPVVRGVVMNPVDHPHGGGEGRAPIGRKKPATPWGYPALGRRSRKRKKYSDNLILRRRSK from the exons ATGGCGATACATTTATACAAAACTTCTACCCCGAGCACACGCAATGGAGCCGTAGACAGTCAAGTGAAATCCAATACACGAAATAATTTGATCTATGGACAGCATCGTTGTAGTAAAGGTCGTAATGCCAGAGGAATCATTACCGCAGGGCATAGAGGGGGAGGTCATAAGCGTCTATACcgtaaaattgattttcgacGGAATGAAAAAGACATATATGGTAGAATCGTAAGCATAGAATACGACCCCAATCGAAATGCATCCATTTGTCTCATACACTATGGGGATGGTGAGAAGAGATATATTTTACATCCCAGAGGGGCTATAATTGGAGATACCATTGTTTCTGGTACAGAAGTTCCTataaaaatgggaaatgccCTACCTTTGA CCGATATGCCCTTAGGCACGGCCATACATAACATAGAAATCACACTTGGAAAGGGTGGACAATTAGCTAGAGCAGCGGGTGCTGTAGCGAAACTGATTGCAAAAGAGGGGCAATCGGCCACATTAAAATTACCTTCTGGGGAGGTCCGTTTGATATCCAAAAACTGCTCAGCAACAGTCGGACAAGTGGGGAATGTTGAGGTGAACCAGAAAAAGTTGGGTAGAGCCGGATCTAAATGTTGGCTAGGTAAGCGTCCTGTAGTAAGAGGAGTGGTTATGAACCCTGTAGACCATCCCCATGGGGGTGGTGAAGGGAGAGCCCCAATTGGTAGAAAAAAACCCGCAACCCCTTGGGGTTATCCTGCACttggaagaagaagtagaaaaaggaagaaatataGTGATAATTTGATTCTTCGTCGCCGTAGTAAATAG
- the LOC125313428 gene encoding protein TIC 214-like — MHVKCTYNGVQLSETEFPKNWLTDGIQIKILFPFCLKPWHRSKVTPPQKDPLRNKGQKNDFCFLTVWGMETELPFGSPIKQRSFFEPIFKELRKKIRKLQKNSFLVIQVLKEKINFFFNLSKERKKWVMKNILFLKVIIKELSKRNPIPLFGLREIYKLSETKKEKDGIIGNGMINESSIQIRFMDLTDYSLTEKKMKDLADRTSTIRNQIEKIKKDKKKGFLTPEINRNISSNKRSYPTKLLTSIKNILQKLKRRNVRLIRQSYSFFKFLVERIYIDILLRIINIPRITTQLFFDNSKKMIDKYIYNNEKNKENIFKTNKNKIRFIWTIKKSISDISNPNSKIFLYSFSQAYVFYQLYQTQIRNLYKLRYILQYHGTSHFLKNEIKDYFETQGIFHSELKHQNILNSGMIQWKNWLRGHYQYDLSTIRWYRLVPHKWRNRFNQTRIVQNKDLTKRHSDEFESNSLPNSKYNFQKYYRYDLFSYKSINYNKIYKKGKLVDMLGGIISINLEDDDIMNLDKFTYRKYFDWRIFDFCLRNKVDIESWIDIDPNGNKNTKTGVNNYQIIDKIINKMDQKGLFYLKISQNGGITASNKKKDLFDWMGMNEEILSRPISNLKLWFFPEFVLLYNTYIMKPWIIPIQLLLLNFNENVTENKNITRKNKRDLFIFSNEKKSIELENRNQEEKESASRDNLESDAQNQANLGSLLSNQEKDIEEDYASSDMKKRRKKKQYKSNTEAELDFFLKRYLRFQLRWDDSLNQRMINNIKVYCLLLRLINPREIAISSIQRGEMSLDILMIQKDLTLIELMKKGILIIEPVRLSIKNDGQFIIYQSLNISLVNKSKPKINQRYRKKSYVAKINLDKSIARHQRMAENRYKNHYDLLFVPEKVLSAKGRRELRILICFNSRKRNGIHKNPVFCNNVKKGGEFLDKSKHFDKKKLIKLKFFLCPNYRLEDLSCMNRYWFDTNNGSRFTMIRIHMYPRLQIC, encoded by the exons ATGCATGTTAAATGCACCTATAATGGTGTTCAATTATCAGAAAcagaatttccaaaaaattggcTGACAGACGGTATTCAAATAAAGATCCTATTTCCTTTTTGCCTTAAACCTTGGCACAGATCTAAGGTGACACCCCCCCAGAAAGATCCGCTGAGaaataaaggacaaaaaaacgatttttgttttttaacagTTTGGGGAATGGAAACTGAACTTCCTTTTGGTTCTCCCATAAAACAACGTTCATTTTTTGAACCCATTTTTAAAGaactcagaaaaaaaattagaaaattgcaaaagaattcTTTTTTAGTTATacaggttttaaaagaaaaaataaattttttttttaacctttcaaaagaaagaaaaaaatgggtcatgaaaaacattctatttttaaaagtaaTAATAAAAGAACTTTCCAAAAGAAACCCAATTCCATTATTTGGATTAAGAGAAATATATAAATTGAGtgaaactaaaaaagaaaaagatgggataatcggtaatgggaTGATTAATGAATCGTCCATTCAAATTCGATTTATGGATTTGACAGATTATTcattgacagaaaaaaaaatgaaagatctgGCTGATAGAACCAGCACAATCAGGaatcaaatagaaaaaattaaaaaagataagaagaaaggATTTTTAACTCcggaaataaatagaaatattagTTCTAATAAAAGAAGTTACCCTACTAAACTATTaacatcaataaaaaatattttgcagaaattaaaaagaagaaatgttcGATTAATCCGTCAATcatattcttttttcaaatttttagttgAAAGGATATACATAGATATACTTCTCCGTATCATTAATATTCCGAGGATCACTACACaacttttttttgataattcaaaaaaaatgatCGATAAATACATttacaataatgaaaaaaataaagaaaatatttttaaaacaaataaaaataaaattcgtTTTATTTGgactataaaaaaatcaatttcggatatTAGTAATCCAAATTCAAAGATTTTCTTATACTCCTTCTCACAAGCATATGTATTTTACCAATTATATCAAACGCAAATTCGTAACTTGTATAAGTTAAGATATATCCTTCAATATCACGGAacatctcattttcttaaaaatgaaataaaggatTATTTTGAAACACAAGGAATTTTTCATTCTGAATTaaaacatcaaaatattttgaattcgggAATGATTCAATGGAAAAACTGGTTAAGGGGTCATTATCAATATGATTTATCTACGATTAGATGGTATCGATTAGTACCACACAAATGGCGAAATAGATTCAATCAAACACGTATAGTGCAAAATAAAGATTTAACCAAAAGGCATTCCGatgaatttgaatcaaattcattaccaaattcaaaatataactttcaaaaatactATAGATATGACCTTTTCTCATATAAATCgat TAATTACAAcaagatatataaaaaaggtAAATTAGTTGATATGCTAGGAGGTATTATCTCTATTAATTTAGAAGATGATGATATTATGAATCTGGATAAATttacatatagaaaatattttgattggagaattttcgatttttgtctTAGAAATAAAGTCGATATTGAGTCCTGGATTGATATCGATCCCAATGGTAATAAAAATACTAAGACTGGGGTTaataattatcaaataattgataaaataattaataaaatggatcaaaaaggtcttttttatcttaaaatttcccaaaatggAGGAATTACGgcatccaacaaaaaaaaagacctttTTGATTGGATGGGAATGAATGAAGAAATACTAAGTCGTCCCATATCGAATCTGAAACTTTGGTTCTTTCCAGAATTTGTGCTGCTTTATAATACATATATTATGAAACCCTGGATCATACCAATCCAATtacttcttttaaattttaatgaaaatgttactgaaaataaaaacatcactcgaaagaacaaaagggatctttttatattttcgaatgaaaaaaaatcgattgaATTAGAGAATagaaatcaagaagaaaaagaatctgCAAGTCGAGATAATCTTGAATCAGATGCACAAAATCAAGCGAATCTTGGATCACTTCTctcaaaccaagaaaaagatattgaaGAAGATTATGCAAGTTCAGATATGAAAAAACgtagaaagaaaaagcaatatAAGAGCAACACGGAAGCAGAGCTtgattttttcctaaaaaggtATTTACGTTTTCAATTGAGATGGGATGATTCTTTAAATCAAAGAATGATCAATAATATCAAAGTATATTGTCTCCTACTTAGACTGATAAATCCAAGAGAAATTGCTATATCCTCTATTCAAAGGGGAGAAATGAGTTTAGATATTCTGATGATTCAAAAGGATTTAACTCTTATAGAATTAATGAAAAAGGGTATATTAATTATCGAACCAGTTCGTTTGTCTATCAAAAATGACGGACAATTTATTATATATCAAAGTCTAAATATTTCATTGGTTAATAAGAGTAAGCccaaaattaatcaaagatACCGAAAAAAAAGCTATGTTGCTAAGATTAATTTGGATAAATCCATTGCAAGACATCAAAGAATGGCTGAAAATAGATACAAAAATCATTATGATTTGTTGTTTGTTCCCGAAAAAGTTTTATCCGCTAAAGGACGTAGAGAACTAAGAATTCTAATTTGTTTCAATTCGAGGAAGAGAAATGGTATTCATAAAAATCCAGTATTTTGCAACAACGTAAAAAAGGGTGgtgaatttttggataaaagcaaacattttgataaaaagaaactaattaaattaaagttcttTCTTTGTCCTAATTATCGATTAGAAGATTTATCTTGTATGAATCGATATTGGTTTGATACCAATAATGGGAGTCGCTTCACTATGATAAGGATACATATGTATCCACGATTgcaaatttgttaa